A region of Myxococcus stipitatus DSM 14675 DNA encodes the following proteins:
- the hisIE gene encoding bifunctional phosphoribosyl-AMP cyclohydrolase/phosphoribosyl-ATP diphosphatase HisIE, whose translation MLDLDRLDFTKGNGLVTVVAQDARTGDVLMVAHADREAMEHTVSTGEMHYRSRTRGLWHKGATSGNTQRVVSLRADCDGDTVLARVEKAGPACHTGEASCFGPGSGDGLAALDATLADRAARAPGPGEKPGYTHRLLADRNLRLKKVGEEAAELVTACADADADRAVEEAADLLYHLLVAIRPLGLGLDDVKAVLARRAVKPSLPGNAG comes from the coding sequence ATGTTGGACCTGGACAGACTCGACTTCACCAAGGGGAACGGGCTGGTGACGGTGGTGGCCCAGGACGCGCGCACCGGAGACGTGTTGATGGTGGCGCACGCGGACCGGGAGGCCATGGAGCACACCGTCTCCACGGGAGAGATGCACTATCGCTCTCGCACGCGGGGCCTCTGGCACAAGGGCGCGACCAGCGGGAACACCCAACGCGTGGTCTCCCTCCGCGCGGACTGCGACGGCGACACCGTCCTCGCGCGCGTGGAGAAGGCGGGGCCCGCCTGTCACACCGGTGAAGCGTCCTGCTTCGGTCCGGGGAGCGGGGATGGCCTGGCCGCGCTCGATGCCACGCTGGCTGATCGCGCGGCACGTGCGCCGGGGCCCGGAGAGAAACCTGGTTACACCCACCGCCTGCTCGCGGACCGCAACCTGCGCCTCAAGAAGGTGGGGGAAGAGGCCGCGGAGCTGGTGACGGCCTGCGCGGACGCGGATGCTGATCGCGCCGTGGAGGAGGCCGCGGATCTCCTCTATCACCTGCTGGTCGCCATCAGACCCCTGGGCCTTGGACTGGACGACGTGAAAGCTGTCCTCGCTCGGCGTGCAGTGAAGCCATCACTTCCTGGCAATGCTGGATGA
- the lpdA gene encoding dihydrolipoyl dehydrogenase, giving the protein MAETFDVVIIGSGPGGYVGAIRAGQLGLKTAIIEKDKRLGGTCLHRGCIPTKSLLWTAELFHHVREASDFGIDVSSPTVNWPNAMKHKDKVVTKGANGIDFLMKKNKVTVIKGHGRIAGKGKVEVTAADGTKQVLEAKNIIIATGSVPKSLPNVPVDHKRVMNSDSILQIDRVPKSIIVLGAGAVGCEFASVFNHVGSKTSIVEYLPALLPIEDADISKELEKTFRRRGIDVHTGSAVEKVEHTADGVRVTMKVGTETKTLEAEILLSAVGRAPVTEDVGLDKTSIKTDRGFIKVDSMLRTSEPNVYAVGDVIPTPMLAHMASAECVVAVEHIAGKNPQPINYDLTPSATYCYPEVASVGLTEKKAKERGYDVKIGNAPFGAVTKAAITNESGGLIKIVSDKKYDEVLGIHIIGPHATELLAEACVALKLEITTEELAGTIHAHPTLSEIVHEGAEATLGHPRHF; this is encoded by the coding sequence GTGGCTGAGACGTTCGACGTGGTGATCATCGGTTCGGGCCCTGGCGGCTACGTGGGTGCCATCCGCGCGGGGCAGCTCGGGCTGAAGACGGCCATCATCGAGAAGGACAAGCGTCTGGGCGGTACCTGCCTCCATCGCGGGTGCATCCCCACCAAGTCCCTGCTGTGGACGGCGGAGCTGTTCCACCATGTCCGCGAGGCGAGCGACTTCGGCATCGACGTGTCGAGCCCGACGGTCAACTGGCCCAACGCGATGAAGCACAAGGACAAGGTCGTCACCAAGGGTGCCAACGGCATCGACTTCTTGATGAAGAAGAACAAGGTGACGGTCATCAAGGGCCATGGCCGCATCGCTGGCAAGGGCAAGGTGGAGGTCACCGCCGCCGACGGGACGAAGCAGGTCCTGGAGGCGAAGAACATCATCATCGCGACGGGCTCGGTGCCCAAGTCCCTGCCGAACGTTCCGGTGGACCACAAGCGCGTGATGAACAGCGACTCCATCCTGCAGATCGACCGCGTCCCCAAGAGCATCATCGTCCTGGGCGCCGGCGCGGTGGGCTGTGAGTTCGCGTCCGTCTTCAACCACGTGGGCAGCAAGACCTCCATCGTGGAGTACCTGCCCGCGCTGCTCCCCATCGAGGACGCGGACATCTCCAAGGAGCTGGAGAAGACCTTCCGCCGCCGTGGCATCGACGTGCACACGGGCTCGGCGGTGGAGAAGGTGGAGCACACGGCCGACGGCGTGCGCGTCACCATGAAGGTGGGCACCGAGACGAAGACGCTCGAGGCGGAGATCCTCCTGTCCGCCGTGGGCCGCGCGCCCGTGACGGAGGACGTGGGTCTGGACAAGACGTCCATCAAGACCGACCGCGGCTTCATCAAGGTCGACTCGATGCTGCGCACCAGCGAGCCCAACGTCTACGCCGTGGGCGACGTCATCCCGACCCCGATGCTGGCCCACATGGCGAGCGCGGAGTGCGTGGTGGCGGTGGAGCACATCGCGGGGAAGAACCCGCAGCCCATCAACTACGACCTCACGCCGTCCGCGACCTACTGCTACCCCGAGGTCGCCTCCGTGGGCCTCACGGAGAAGAAGGCCAAGGAGCGCGGCTACGACGTCAAGATCGGCAACGCCCCGTTCGGCGCGGTGACGAAGGCGGCCATCACCAACGAGTCGGGTGGCCTCATCAAGATCGTCTCCGACAAGAAGTACGACGAGGTGCTGGGCATCCACATCATCGGCCCCCACGCCACGGAGCTGCTGGCCGAGGCCTGCGTCGCGCTGAAGCTGGAGATCACCACCGAGGAGCTGGCGGGCACCATCCACGCCCACCCGACGCTCTCGGAGATCGTCCACGAGGGCGCCGAGGCCACGCTGGGCCATCCGCGCCACTTCTAG
- the lipA gene encoding lipoyl synthase, with translation MATPDRFPLPQVPETSRKPEWLKVRLPHGEGYERVKAIVKRTKLATVCEEARCPNIAECWGGGTATVMLMGEVCTRACRFCHVKVGAPPPLDPMEPIHLAQAVKEMDLEYIVVTSVNRDDRPDGGASHFASAIRELRRESPRTIVEVLIPDFKGVEKDLTTVAEAKPHVVAHNVETVERLTPTVRDRRATYRQSLRVLDYLKRRPEGLYTKTSVMVGLGETDAELEQTFKDLREVGVDVLTLGQYLQPSQYHLRVERFVTPAQFESYKKLAESYGFLYVASGPLVRSSYRAAEFFMKGLMERERLERLG, from the coding sequence ATGGCGACTCCTGATCGGTTTCCTCTTCCCCAGGTGCCTGAGACCTCCCGCAAGCCGGAATGGCTGAAGGTGCGGTTGCCCCACGGCGAGGGGTACGAGCGAGTCAAAGCCATCGTGAAGCGCACGAAGCTGGCGACCGTGTGCGAAGAGGCTCGCTGCCCGAACATCGCCGAGTGCTGGGGCGGTGGCACGGCCACGGTGATGTTGATGGGCGAGGTCTGCACGCGCGCGTGCCGCTTCTGCCACGTGAAGGTGGGGGCACCTCCACCGCTGGACCCGATGGAGCCCATCCACCTGGCCCAGGCCGTCAAGGAGATGGACCTCGAGTACATCGTCGTCACGTCGGTGAACCGCGATGACCGGCCGGATGGAGGTGCCAGCCACTTCGCGTCCGCCATCCGCGAGCTGCGCCGCGAGAGCCCGCGCACCATCGTCGAGGTGCTCATCCCCGACTTCAAGGGCGTGGAGAAGGACCTGACGACGGTCGCGGAGGCGAAGCCGCACGTCGTCGCGCACAACGTGGAGACGGTGGAGCGGCTGACGCCGACGGTGAGAGATCGCCGCGCGACCTACCGCCAGTCGCTGCGCGTGCTGGACTACCTGAAGCGCCGCCCGGAGGGCCTCTACACCAAGACGTCCGTGATGGTGGGCCTGGGCGAGACGGACGCGGAGCTGGAGCAGACCTTCAAGGACCTGCGCGAGGTGGGCGTGGATGTGCTCACTCTTGGACAGTACCTCCAGCCGTCGCAGTACCACCTGCGCGTGGAGCGCTTCGTGACTCCGGCGCAGTTCGAGTCGTACAAGAAGCTGGCGGAGTCGTACGGCTTCCTCTACGTCGCCTCGGGGCCGCTGGTCCGTTCCAGCTACCGGGCCGCCGAGTTCTTTATGAAGGGCCTGATGGAGCGCGAGCGCCTCGAGCGGCTCGGCTGA
- a CDS encoding dihydrolipoamide acetyltransferase family protein, which yields MATFEFKLPDLGEGVMEGELVKWHVKSGDVVKEDQVLAEVMTDKATVTVPSPKAGRVVQTHGKEGDMAKVHQLLVTLEIEGAAPAQAAGHGAVPAAAQAPAAASAPAATAAPAQATKVLATPVTRRMAREHGLDLATIAGSGPQGRVTKADVLAAMEGGESKNAVVAPAQARPAVPALSTGRSDERVPLRGLRKKIAEKMVRSKFTMPHFAFVEEVDATDLVALRARLNKQLAAAGDSTKLNYLPFIIKATIAALKKFPHLNANFDEAAQELVVRGEYNIGMAVATPDGLTVAVVKNADRLTLAELAQETARLGVAARERKLKMEELTGGTFTITSLGQSGGLFATPIINHPEVGIMGVHKLKKRPAVVNDQVVVRDMMNLSLSCDHRVIDGSVAADFVYEVIKYLEKPDLLFLAMA from the coding sequence ATGGCAACCTTTGAATTCAAGCTCCCCGACCTCGGCGAAGGCGTGATGGAGGGAGAGCTGGTCAAGTGGCACGTCAAGTCCGGCGACGTCGTGAAGGAAGACCAGGTGCTTGCCGAGGTGATGACGGACAAGGCCACCGTCACCGTCCCCAGCCCGAAGGCCGGGCGCGTCGTGCAGACGCACGGCAAGGAAGGGGACATGGCGAAGGTGCACCAGCTCCTCGTCACGCTGGAGATTGAAGGCGCGGCTCCGGCGCAGGCGGCGGGTCACGGTGCGGTGCCCGCTGCGGCGCAGGCCCCGGCGGCGGCTTCCGCTCCGGCGGCCACCGCGGCGCCCGCCCAGGCGACGAAGGTGCTGGCCACGCCGGTGACTCGGCGCATGGCGCGCGAGCACGGACTGGACCTGGCGACCATCGCGGGCAGCGGTCCGCAGGGTCGGGTGACGAAGGCGGACGTGCTCGCCGCGATGGAGGGTGGGGAGTCGAAGAACGCGGTGGTGGCGCCCGCTCAGGCGCGTCCCGCGGTTCCCGCGCTGTCCACGGGTCGCTCGGACGAGCGCGTTCCCCTGCGGGGCCTGCGCAAGAAGATCGCCGAGAAGATGGTGCGGTCGAAGTTCACCATGCCGCACTTCGCCTTCGTGGAAGAGGTGGATGCGACGGACCTGGTGGCGCTCCGGGCTCGGCTGAACAAGCAGCTCGCGGCGGCGGGAGACAGCACCAAGCTCAACTACCTGCCGTTCATCATCAAGGCGACCATCGCCGCGCTGAAGAAGTTCCCGCACCTGAACGCCAACTTCGATGAGGCGGCGCAGGAGCTGGTGGTGCGTGGCGAGTACAACATCGGCATGGCCGTGGCGACGCCGGATGGCCTCACGGTGGCGGTGGTGAAGAACGCGGATCGCCTGACGCTGGCGGAGCTGGCGCAGGAGACGGCGCGCCTGGGCGTGGCGGCGCGTGAGCGGAAGCTGAAGATGGAGGAGCTGACGGGCGGCACCTTCACCATCACCTCGCTGGGGCAGAGTGGCGGCCTGTTCGCCACGCCCATCATCAACCACCCCGAGGTGGGCATCATGGGCGTGCACAAGCTCAAGAAGCGCCCGGCCGTGGTGAATGACCAGGTCGTGGTTCGCGACATGATGAACCTGTCGCTCTCCTGCGACCACCGCGTCATCGACGGCTCCGTGGCGGCGGACTTCGTCTACGAAGTCATCAAGTACCTGGAGAAGCCGGACCTGCTGTTCCTGGCGATGGCGTGA
- a CDS encoding ClpX C4-type zinc finger protein — translation MAENPRELIRTAQSAELRGDVSLAVEYLQRAAAAYREAGNLARALQLLRHARRLDASRQDLLEEVGRLEGLSESGGAEPELRLSPPAAKSVGPELVVPPSPEREVRGSPVDEARRQRLVAETLQAVEHPAVEKSAEVAAWVLDEEVSEDLQRLEVQLARVAAAVDPTGVTAPASMEQAASASREASAEEAPPRRRREARIIERGPTRADVSLDAWCSFCCRPRAEVGDLVAGPAGAFICKACLTESSSLLADVSPVPLPVRARAAPRTSTERDFVGQPELRTQLEAALQSGVRCVLLVGGEGCGKSTLLRMFQRQGRGVMANVDSLAEDVSSTPLFIEDVERLGTERWAALATFLTRASRPTVVLSARGQSADAGTLALRGGSARLFVPTTEVLSRAVRGLLPVSVLEHVQVLVSLRQPSRADYVEMARATLARREPATSLSDDALAVFAAEAERSPRAGHELNALLNRVPSGTWELEPVTKPPSTRKGRRKGTS, via the coding sequence ATGGCCGAGAACCCTCGCGAGCTGATCCGCACCGCGCAGTCCGCCGAGCTGCGGGGAGATGTGTCCCTCGCGGTGGAGTACCTCCAGCGGGCCGCGGCCGCGTATCGCGAGGCGGGCAACCTGGCCCGCGCGCTCCAACTGCTGCGCCACGCGCGCCGGCTGGATGCGAGCCGTCAGGACCTCCTCGAGGAAGTCGGTCGCCTCGAGGGCTTGTCGGAGTCAGGAGGCGCGGAGCCCGAGCTCCGCCTGTCGCCCCCCGCTGCGAAGAGCGTGGGGCCGGAGCTTGTCGTGCCCCCGAGCCCGGAGCGCGAGGTTCGTGGCTCCCCGGTCGACGAGGCGCGTCGGCAGCGGCTCGTCGCCGAGACGTTGCAGGCGGTGGAGCACCCGGCCGTCGAGAAGTCCGCCGAGGTCGCGGCGTGGGTCCTGGATGAAGAAGTGAGCGAGGACCTGCAGCGATTGGAGGTTCAGCTCGCACGGGTCGCGGCTGCTGTTGATCCGACGGGTGTCACGGCGCCGGCTTCGATGGAGCAGGCGGCTTCGGCGTCGCGGGAGGCGTCCGCGGAGGAGGCTCCTCCACGTCGGAGGCGGGAGGCTCGCATCATCGAGCGAGGACCCACGCGCGCGGACGTCTCGCTCGATGCGTGGTGCTCGTTCTGTTGTCGCCCTCGCGCGGAGGTCGGTGACCTGGTGGCGGGGCCCGCGGGCGCGTTCATCTGCAAGGCGTGTCTGACGGAGTCCTCGTCACTCCTCGCGGACGTGAGTCCCGTGCCGCTGCCCGTGCGCGCTCGTGCGGCACCGCGCACCAGCACCGAGCGGGACTTCGTGGGCCAGCCCGAGCTGCGCACGCAACTGGAGGCCGCGCTTCAGTCGGGTGTCCGCTGTGTCCTCCTCGTGGGCGGCGAAGGCTGCGGGAAGAGCACCCTGCTGCGGATGTTCCAGCGGCAGGGGAGGGGCGTCATGGCGAACGTCGATTCGCTCGCCGAGGACGTGTCGTCCACGCCGCTGTTCATCGAAGACGTGGAGCGCCTGGGCACCGAGCGATGGGCCGCGCTCGCGACCTTCCTCACGAGAGCATCCCGGCCCACCGTGGTCCTCAGCGCGCGTGGGCAGTCGGCGGACGCAGGCACGCTCGCGCTGCGAGGCGGCTCCGCACGGCTCTTCGTTCCCACCACGGAGGTGCTGTCTCGCGCGGTGCGCGGCCTCCTCCCGGTGAGCGTCCTGGAGCATGTCCAGGTGCTGGTGTCCCTGCGACAGCCCTCGCGCGCGGACTATGTCGAGATGGCTCGGGCGACCCTTGCTCGTCGGGAGCCGGCGACGTCCCTCTCCGACGACGCCTTGGCCGTGTTCGCCGCGGAGGCGGAGCGCTCTCCTCGCGCGGGCCATGAGCTGAATGCCCTCCTCAACAGGGTTCCCAGCGGAACATGGGAGCTCGAGCCAGTGACGAAGCCGCCCTCCACTCGGAAGGGTCGGCGGAAGGGAACGTCGTGA
- the lipB gene encoding lipoyl(octanoyl) transferase LipB, whose translation MNTITVYRLGRVEYEDGLNLMRLFGDSRREGLSGDVLLLLEHPPVLTLGRGAKRENITAPDESLAAEGVEVFETNRGGDVTYHGPGQIVGYPIFLLPEARRDVRRYVRDVERSIMQVLSEWGITAGPIPKWPGVWIGEEGDPDARKIAAIGVHISRWLTTHGFALNVNTKMEHFRFIVPCGIREAGVTSMQRERGHTVSLPDVQEALARSFCAVFDSERVEAPAPLRTVSIAVVRGHGAEARVLLVRRSPERGGFWQILTGRVESDETPAQAAARELEEETGLRLPVDDLAYRHAFAVGETLPPVLAEESGFAVHVSPDAPVRLGPEHDAFEWVDVPTALERLPFVGLRETVKRAVAGRGG comes from the coding sequence GTGAACACCATCACCGTCTACCGGCTCGGCCGGGTGGAGTACGAAGACGGCCTCAACCTGATGCGCCTCTTCGGCGACTCGCGCCGGGAGGGGCTGAGCGGAGACGTGCTGCTCCTGCTGGAGCACCCGCCCGTCCTCACGCTCGGGCGAGGGGCGAAGCGGGAGAACATCACCGCGCCGGACGAGAGTCTCGCCGCCGAGGGCGTGGAGGTCTTCGAGACCAATCGCGGTGGCGACGTGACCTACCACGGCCCGGGTCAAATCGTCGGCTACCCCATCTTCCTGCTCCCCGAGGCGCGCCGGGACGTCCGCCGCTACGTGCGCGACGTCGAGCGCTCCATCATGCAGGTCCTGTCCGAGTGGGGCATCACCGCGGGGCCCATCCCCAAGTGGCCCGGCGTCTGGATTGGAGAGGAGGGCGACCCCGACGCGCGGAAGATCGCCGCCATCGGTGTCCACATCTCCCGCTGGCTCACCACCCACGGCTTCGCGCTCAACGTGAACACGAAGATGGAGCACTTCCGCTTCATCGTCCCCTGCGGCATTCGCGAGGCCGGCGTCACCTCCATGCAGCGCGAGCGAGGGCACACCGTCTCCTTGCCCGACGTGCAGGAGGCCCTGGCTCGAAGCTTCTGCGCCGTCTTCGACAGTGAGCGCGTGGAGGCTCCCGCGCCCCTGCGCACGGTGAGCATCGCCGTCGTGCGCGGCCATGGCGCGGAGGCGCGCGTGCTGCTCGTGCGTCGCAGCCCGGAGCGAGGGGGCTTCTGGCAGATCCTGACGGGCCGCGTGGAGTCCGACGAAACCCCTGCCCAGGCCGCCGCGCGCGAGTTGGAGGAGGAGACGGGGCTGCGTCTCCCCGTCGACGACCTGGCCTACCGTCATGCCTTCGCGGTGGGGGAGACCCTTCCTCCCGTCCTCGCGGAGGAGAGTGGCTTCGCTGTCCACGTCTCGCCGGATGCCCCGGTGCGCCTGGGACCCGAGCACGATGCCTTCGAGTGGGTGGACGTGCCCACAGCGCTGGAGCGGCTCCCCTTCGTGGGGCTGCGCGAGACGGTGAAGCGCGCGGTGGCGGGGCGCGGAGGCTGA
- a CDS encoding MBL fold metallo-hydrolase gives MRRRNTVARNQARVPFEVRFWGVRGSIPAPGPQTRRYGGNTPCVEIRCGEELLIFDLGSGARALGDSLLAAAGGPVRGNIFITHYHYDHLQGLPFFAPIFVPTSELTMNGPARNGRTTRELLSGHMVQPYFPVTAEGTFRAKVTYRDLPADGTLQLGPAKVQWLELNHPGGSLGYRVECGGRTVVYATDVEHGSDMDSGMFEFARGADLFIYDSMYTEDEYHGRGGPARTGWGHSTWQAAVAAANAAQVKTLVLFHHDPNRDDAAMDKLLRQVRKHRPEAIAAKEAMVIKL, from the coding sequence GTGCGGCGACGGAACACCGTCGCGCGCAATCAAGCCCGCGTGCCCTTCGAGGTGCGCTTCTGGGGCGTGCGAGGTTCCATCCCCGCCCCTGGCCCACAGACGAGGCGGTACGGCGGCAACACGCCTTGCGTCGAGATCCGATGCGGGGAGGAGCTGCTGATCTTCGACCTGGGCTCGGGAGCGCGAGCGTTGGGTGACTCGCTGCTGGCGGCGGCGGGTGGGCCGGTGCGCGGCAACATCTTCATCACCCACTACCACTACGACCACCTCCAGGGTCTCCCCTTCTTCGCGCCCATCTTCGTCCCCACGAGTGAGCTGACGATGAACGGGCCAGCGAGGAACGGACGCACCACCCGGGAGCTGCTCAGCGGGCACATGGTGCAGCCGTACTTCCCGGTGACGGCGGAGGGGACGTTCCGCGCGAAGGTCACCTACCGGGACCTGCCAGCGGACGGGACGCTGCAGCTGGGGCCCGCCAAGGTCCAGTGGTTGGAGCTGAACCACCCAGGTGGAAGCCTGGGCTACCGCGTGGAGTGCGGTGGACGCACCGTGGTGTACGCCACGGATGTGGAGCACGGCAGCGACATGGACTCGGGGATGTTCGAGTTCGCGCGCGGCGCGGACCTGTTCATCTATGACTCCATGTACACCGAGGACGAGTACCACGGCCGCGGTGGGCCGGCTCGCACGGGCTGGGGTCACTCGACGTGGCAGGCCGCCGTGGCCGCGGCGAACGCGGCCCAGGTGAAGACGCTGGTGCTCTTCCACCACGACCCGAACCGCGATGACGCGGCGATGGACAAGCTGCTGCGGCAGGTCCGCAAACATCGCCCCGAGGCCATCGCCGCCAAGGAAGCGATGGTCATCAAGCTGTAG
- the ribA gene encoding GTP cyclohydrolase II, translating into MSDTRSPQPLPTRKPTQHLERFSEADIPTSRGPLRTVVFRDRRNGREHVALVAGDVTGVEGVPVRIHSECLTSEVFGSLKCDCKEQLDRALDFITQQGLGVVLYLRQEGRGIGLGNKIKAYALQSKGLDTYEANRQLGFADDLRSYDIAAEMLRSLDVRSVDLITNNPLKIAGMVEEGIPVLRRIPSRTEHNPHNLDYLRTKRERTGHLIELFAEDDDTEAQAG; encoded by the coding sequence ATGTCGGACACTCGCTCACCCCAGCCTCTTCCGACCCGGAAGCCGACCCAGCATCTGGAGCGCTTCTCGGAGGCGGATATCCCCACGAGCCGGGGACCGCTGAGGACCGTCGTGTTCAGGGACCGGCGCAACGGCCGGGAGCATGTCGCCCTGGTCGCGGGCGACGTCACCGGGGTGGAGGGGGTGCCCGTTCGTATTCACTCAGAGTGTCTGACGAGCGAGGTCTTCGGCAGCCTCAAGTGCGACTGCAAGGAGCAGTTGGACCGGGCGCTGGACTTCATCACCCAGCAGGGACTGGGCGTGGTGCTCTACCTCCGGCAGGAGGGGCGCGGCATCGGCCTGGGGAACAAGATCAAGGCGTATGCCCTCCAGTCCAAGGGGCTGGATACCTACGAAGCGAACCGGCAGCTCGGGTTCGCGGACGACCTTCGCAGCTACGACATCGCCGCGGAGATGTTGCGCTCGTTGGATGTGCGCTCGGTGGACCTCATCACCAACAATCCGCTGAAGATCGCCGGCATGGTCGAGGAAGGCATTCCCGTCCTGCGTCGAATCCCTTCCCGGACCGAGCACAATCCGCATAACCTCGACTATTTGAGGACGAAGCGCGAGCGTACGGGGCACCTGATTGAGCTCTTCGCCGAGGACGACGACACGGAAGCCCAAGCTGGCTGA
- the glp gene encoding gephyrin-like molybdotransferase Glp encodes MNDAATLLPEDEARARILALAMPLSAEWVALEDGLGRTLAEDVMAQRTLPPWDNSAMDGYAVRAADLAGALPVRLPVLETVFAGGAPRQEVRPGTCVRIMTGAPLPSGADAVVMRERVRPVPDGGADEVDVLEAVVPGQFVRPRGEDAREGELLLAQGTPLGIPELGLLWGQGMLSAPVPRAPRVAILSTGDELCRADEAPRGRIVDTNAPSLALAVRRAGGLPSLLGIAQDTRDSVAEALSRAHGFDVVLTSAGVSVGERDYVKEVLAAIGVEQHLWRVAIKPGKPLVVGKRGSTLFFGLPGNPTSSLVTFELFVRPTLRKLLGHADVAPARVSGRLEGKLAKPPGLAHFVRVVASWKDGALWARPLSTQTSGALRSAAAATHLLHFAREASSLSHGDPVELLPVSWGA; translated from the coding sequence ATGAACGACGCCGCGACACTGCTTCCGGAAGACGAGGCCCGAGCCCGAATCCTGGCCCTGGCGATGCCGTTGTCCGCCGAGTGGGTGGCGCTCGAGGACGGCCTGGGACGCACGCTGGCGGAGGACGTGATGGCCCAGCGCACCCTGCCCCCTTGGGACAACTCGGCGATGGACGGCTACGCCGTGCGCGCGGCCGACCTGGCTGGGGCCCTGCCCGTGAGGCTGCCCGTGCTGGAGACCGTCTTCGCGGGAGGCGCACCGCGTCAAGAAGTCCGGCCGGGCACCTGCGTGCGCATCATGACCGGAGCCCCGCTTCCCTCGGGCGCGGACGCGGTGGTGATGCGCGAGCGCGTCCGCCCCGTGCCCGACGGTGGCGCGGACGAAGTCGACGTCCTGGAGGCCGTGGTGCCCGGCCAGTTCGTGCGGCCCCGCGGTGAAGACGCGCGCGAGGGAGAGCTGCTGCTGGCCCAGGGAACGCCCCTGGGCATCCCGGAGCTGGGGCTGCTCTGGGGTCAGGGCATGCTGTCCGCGCCCGTTCCGCGCGCGCCCCGGGTGGCCATCCTCTCCACGGGTGATGAGCTGTGCCGGGCCGACGAGGCGCCTCGTGGCCGCATCGTCGACACCAACGCCCCATCGCTCGCCCTCGCGGTGCGCCGCGCGGGAGGGCTCCCGTCCCTGCTGGGCATCGCCCAGGACACGCGGGACAGCGTGGCGGAGGCGCTGTCCCGCGCTCACGGTTTCGACGTGGTGCTCACCAGCGCGGGCGTCTCCGTGGGCGAGCGCGACTACGTGAAGGAAGTGCTCGCCGCCATCGGCGTGGAGCAGCACCTGTGGCGCGTGGCCATCAAGCCCGGCAAGCCCCTGGTGGTGGGCAAGCGTGGATCCACCCTCTTCTTCGGGCTGCCGGGCAACCCCACCTCGTCGCTGGTCACCTTCGAGCTCTTCGTCAGGCCCACGCTCCGCAAGCTGCTCGGCCATGCCGACGTCGCGCCCGCCCGGGTCTCCGGCCGGCTGGAGGGGAAGCTCGCCAAGCCCCCGGGCCTGGCCCACTTCGTCCGGGTGGTGGCCTCCTGGAAGGACGGGGCGCTCTGGGCCCGCCCCCTGTCCACCCAGACGTCCGGCGCGCTCCGGTCCGCCGCGGCCGCCACCCACCTGCTGCACTTCGCACGGGAAGCCAGCAGCTTGTCTCATGGAGATCCGGTGGAATTGCTTCCCGTCTCCTGGGGAGCTTGA